CATCAGGTACACCGGTGAACCCGGTGACCGCCTGCGCGCCAGCCGCTCGGGGTGGGCGAGGGCGACGACCAACGCCGGGTCACCGCCGGAACCCCCTGTGCCGGAACCCCCTGTGCCGGAACCCCCTGTGCCGGAACCCCCTGTGCCGGAACCCCTGGGGTCGGAACCGCGGTCCGCGACCATCGCCGACAGGCGGCGCACCTCGCGCGGGTCGGCGTCGCGCGGGTCCAGCTCCACACCCCTGCTCGCGCGGTCGTCGTCCAGCAGCGCCACCACCCGCGCGGCCGTGCGGGCGCCCACCGCCTCCGCCCCGTCCAGCAGGGCGCGCGCCAGGCGGGGGTGCAGGCCCAGCTCGGCCATCCGCCTGCCCCGGTCCGTCGCACCCCGGTCGTCCAACGCGCCCAGCGCCCGCAGCACCACCCGGCCCGCGTCGAGCGCACCCGGCGGCGGCGCGTCCCACCAGGCCAGGCCCTCGCCGTCCGGCACGCCCCAGCAGGCCAGCTCCAGCGCCAACCGGGTCAGGTCGGCGGTGCGGATCTCCGGCTCCGGGTAGCGCGGCAGCGTGCTGTGCTCGTGCGCGGGCCAGCAGCGGTAGACCCGCCCCGGCGCCTCGCGCCCCGCCCGACCCGCCCGCTGGTCGGCCACCGCCGCGCTCACCCGCACCGTGACCAGACCCGACATGCCGCGCCGGTGGTCCACCCTCGGCACGCGCGCCAACCCCGAGTCCACCACCGCCCGCACGCCCGGCACGGTCAGGCTCGACTCCGCGACCGCGGTGGCCAGCACCACCCGCCGGCGCGGCCCCGGCCTGAGCGCGTCGTCCTGCGCGGACGCGGCCAGCCGCCCGTGCAGCGGGAGCACGTCCACGTCACCACCGCCGAGCAACCCCGCGCACCGCCGGATCTCCGCCACGCCCGGCAGGAACGCCAGCACGTCGCCGTCACCCTCGGCCAGCGCCCGCCGCACCGCGCGGGCCACCGCCGGCTCGACGCGCTCACCGCGGGCCGGCGGGGTGTGCGCGACGTCCACCGGGAACGTCCGCGCGTCCACCCGCAGCACGGGCGCGTCGCCCAGCAGCTCGGCCAGCCGGTCCGCGGCGACCGTCGCCGACGTGGCCAGCAGCCGCAGGTCCGGCCGCAGCCCCGCCCGCGCGTCGAGCAGCAGCGCCAGCAGCAGGTCCGCGTCCAGGTGCCGCTCGTGGCACTCGTCGAGCAGCACCACGTCCACGCCCGCCAGCTCCGGGTCGTGCTGCAACCGCCGCACGAGCAGACCCGACGTCACCACCTCGATCCGGGTGTCCCTCGACGTCCGCCGGTCGCCGCGCACCGCGTAGCCGACCGTCCGGCCCACCGGTTCGCCCAGCAGGGAGGCCATCCGCGCCGCCGCCGCGCGGGCCGCCAGCCGGCGCGGTTCGGCGACCACGACCCGGCCCTCCAGCGCCAGCGGGACGAGCGTCGTCTTGCCGGTGCCGGGCGGCGCGACCAGCACCGCCGTGCCGTGCTCGGCCAGGGTGCCCGCGATCTCGCCGAGCAGCGGGCGGATCGGCAGGTTCGGGAGCTCCACGGTGGGGCAGTGTGCCAATCCGGGCCGCATGGGGAAGTGGGGAGTCCTCGGCGCGGCGGTGGCGGTGGCCCGCGCGGCGGTGACGGTGGCGGTGTGGCGGCAGGTCCGGCGGCTGCCGGAGCGGGGCGTGCGGGACGGTCGGTGACCGTCGTCGTGCCCGCCCGCGACGAGGAGCGCTCGATCGACCGGTGCCTCACCGCGCTGCGCGCGCAGGACTACGCCGACCTGCGCATCGTGGTCGTGGACGACGCGTTCGCCGACCGGACCGCCGGGATCGTGCGGCGGCACGCCGAGCAGGACCCGCGCGTGACGCTGATCGGCACCTCCGGACCGCCCCCGGGCTGGGCGGGCAAGGTGCACGCGCTGCACGTGGGCACCGCCGGCCTGGACACCGACTGGCTGCCCTGCTTCGACGCCGACACCGAGGCGGCGCCCGACCTGGTCGGCAGGCTCGTCGCCGCGGCCCGGCGCGACCGGGTGGACCTGGTGTCCACCTCCGGGCGCGCGGCACGGCCCGACCCGGCTGGTGGCTGCTGCCGCCCGTCAACCAGCTGCTGTTCGAGTCCACGACCGTGGACGGGCGGCGCGGCAAGGCGCTCGCCGTCGGCCACTGCGTCCTGGTGAGCCGCGAGGCGTACGAGCGGTCCGGCGGCTGGGCGGCCGTCGCCGCGTCCCGGGCGGACGACGTCGACTTCGCCACACTGGTCCGCGACACCGGGGCCGCACGCGGTACTCCGACGGCGCCGACTCCCTCGCCACGTCCGGCATGGACACGTTCGGCGACACGTGGGCGTCGATGCGCAAGTCGACGGTCGCCGGCACGGCCACGTCCGCCAAGGGGCCCCGCACGGCGTTCCTCATGCTCGTCGGCACCGGGACCGCGCACGTCCTGCTTGGGGGCGTGCCGCTGGTCGCCGCGCTGCGCGGGTCCAGGCCCGGCCTCGTCGCCTGGCCCGCCCAGTCCGCCTCGCTGCACGCGTTCCTGCGCCGGGTCCACCAGCCGCGCGCCGCCGCCCTGCTCGGACCGCTCGCGCCGCTGGTGTTCGGGGTGCCGGCGCTGGAGGCGGCGTGGCACGCCCTCCGCGGCACGACGAGGTGGAAGGGCCGCGACGTGCGACGCTGACCGGGTGGTTGACCCGCTGCACGACCCAGACGACCCCGACCTGCTCGACCCCTACCGGGCCCGCGACCTCGCCGGGCTCGTCGAGACCGCCAGGCTCGCCTCCGGCGCGGTCCGCTACGGCAAGGTCGGCCGCGTCGGCGTGGCCCAGGTCGTGGTGAACCGGGACGACCCGCTGCCCACCGGCAACCACGCGTGCGCCGTGTACGGGTCGTCCGCCGAGGTCGCGGGCACCCTGATGGAGCTGGAGCGGACGTTCGCCGACGTGGGGCGCGCCGAGGCCGTGGTCTACGCGTCGCCGACGACCGTGGCCGAGATCGAGGGCCTGGCCGACGACACCGGCTGGCACGCCGTCGAGGAGTCGCTGGTCGCCGTGCACCGCGGGACCGCCGCGACGTCCGCGCGGGTCCGGCGGGCCGAGGACGTCGACCTGCCGGGCGTGGCCGAGCTGCTCGCCGACGACCTCGGCATGGACGGCACGAGGCTCCTGCGGCACCTCGGGCAGCGGTTGGACGACCCCCGGTGCGCGATCCTCGTGGTGGACGACGGCGACCGGCTCGCCGGGTTCGCGTCCGGGTTCGGCGACCGCGGCGTCGGTCTGGTCGAGCACGTCGTCGTGCGCCCGGCCCGCCGTCGGCGCGGGGTCGGCGGCGCGCTGGTCGGCGGCCTGGTGTCCGCGCTGGACGACGCCGGGGCGCTGCTGGTGGCCGCGCAGGTCGCCGAGGGCGGAGCGGGGGAGCGGTTCGCCGAGGCGTGCGGGTTCGAGGTCCGCTACCCGGTGACCGCCTACGCGCGCAGGGTCGACGAACTGCTGGATTGAGCATTTGCTTGCCCCAAGGCATATCCTTAGCAGGGCTAACAGAACTGTGAGAGGGGCGCACGTGCTGGGGAACGACGTGAAGGCCACACCCCGGCTGCCCGGCGAGGTGTGGGTCCTCGTCGTGGCGAGCTTCATCATCGCCATCGGCTTCGGCATCGTCGCACCGGTGCTGCCCGCCTACGCCAAGAGCTTCGACGTCGGCACATTCGCCGTATCCGCCGTCGTCAGCTCGTTCGCGCTGGTCAGGCTGCTGTTCGCGCCCATGAGCGGCCGGCTGGTCAACCGGTTCGGCGAAACCTGGGTCTACATCGTCGGTATCCTCATCGTCGCCGTCGGCACCGGCGCGTGCGGCTTCGCCACCGCCTACTGGCAGCTCATCGTGTTCCGCTGCTTCGCGGGCATCGGCTCCACCATGTTCACCGTCTCCGCCGTCGGCCTGCTCATCCGCATCACGCCCGCCACCCTGCGCGGCCGCGCGTCCGGCCTCTGGGCCACCGGCTTCCTGCTCGGCAACATCGCCGGCCCCATCGTCGGCGCGGCCCTCGTCGAAATCTCCATCCAGGTGCCGTTCGTCGCCTACGCCGTCGCCCTCGTCATCGCCGCACTCGTCGTCTGGTGGTTCCTGCGGCGGTCCACGCTCACCGCGCTCGACACCTCCACCGCACAGCCGTCCATGACCGTGCGCGACGCCGTGCGCTCATCCGCCTACCGCGCCGCCCTCGCCTCCGGGTTCGCCAACGGCTGGGCCGTCTTCGGCGTGCGGATCTCGCTCGTCCCGCTGTTCGTCGTCGAGGCGCTGCGCAGCACTCCCGCCATGGCCGGCATCTCGCTGTCCGTGTTCGCCGTCGGCAACGCCGCCGTGCTCATGATCTCCGGGAAGCTGTCCGACACCATCGGCCGCAAGCCCATGGCCATCGCCGGCCTCGCCGTGTCGTGCTTCGGCACCGTGTGGCTCGGATTCACCACCGACGTGCCGCTGTTCATGGTCGCCTCGCTCGTCGCCGGCGTCGGCGCCGGCCTCCTCAACCCGCCGCAGAACGCCGTCGTGGCCGACGTCATCGGCGCCAAGGCCAAGGGCGGACCCGTGCTCGCCGCGTTCCAGATGGTCGCCGACTGCGGCGCCATCGTCGGACCGCTGCTCGCCGGCGTCCTCGTCGACCACGTCTCCTACCAGGCCGCGTTCACGCTGACGGGTGCCATGGCCGGCCTCGCCCTGCTGTTCTGGCTCTTCGCCCCCGAGACACTGCCCCGCGTCGAGGAATCGCACGTCGCGTCGGACGTGGCCGGCGAGTGCGGCACGCTCGACGAGGGCCCCGAGGTGCCCGTCGGCGAACGCATCGCGGGCCGCCCGCGTCAGCCGGACGCGTGATCGCACTCAGGTTCCGCTCAGCATCCCTCGGTAGCCTGCGTGCGCAGGTGGACCGGGAAGGATTTGCGACGTGGGTGGCGCTGAGCGCAACGCTCGGAAGAAGAAGCAGGAGCAGCGGGCGGCCAAGGCGGTCGTCGCGGCACGGGGTGCCTCCGGGGACCGGAACAAGGTCGTCATCGGCGTGGCCGTCGTCGTCGTGCTCGCGCTGGTCGTGATCGGCGGCGTGATCTGGACGGCACAGAGCAAGGACTCCGCGGACGGCGCGCTCACACCGCCGACCGACGTGACGGGGGTGTCCGCGCCGATCGAGCGCGAGGGCGGCGTCGTCGTGGTCGGCGAAGAGTCGGCGAAAGCCACGATCGACCTGTACGAGGACTTCCTCTGCCCGGCGTGCGGCCAGTTCAAGAAGATCTACGGCCCCCGGATCAAGCAGGAGATCGAAGCGGGCACGCTGCGCGTGCGCTACCACGCCCTGCCCTTCCTGATCCGCTACTCCGACCCCGAGGGCTACTCCCGCGACTCCGCCAACGCGGCGCTGTGCGCGGCCGACGAGGGCAAGTTCTGGGAGTACCACGAGTCGCTGTTCGCCGCGCAGCCCGAGGAGGGCGGCCCTGGTTACACCAAGGAGGAGTTGGTGAAGCTGGGCACCGACCTCGGCATCACCGGTGACGCGTTCAAGCAGTGCGTCGACAGCGACACCCACGTGGCCGAGGCCCAGGCCGAGCTGGACGCGGCGAAGGGGACCGGGAACTTCAAGGGCACGCCCACCGTGATGAAGGACGGCCAGGTCGTCGACTTCGGCGACGAGAACTGGTTGAGCAACCTCGTCGGGTAGGCCCGGGGCGGTCGCACCTGCGCCTAGCTGCCGGAACGTCCTTGGGGGACCCCCGATTTCACTCGGGCGCACCTCGTGATGTACGGTATTGCCACACGAGAACGAAGGGCCACGAAGCCCGGCGGGAACGTGTGAGGCAAGGGGCTGTGGCGCAGCTGGTAGCGCATCACACTGGCAGTGTGAGGGTCAGGGGTTCGAGTCCCCTCAGCTCCACAATTTGATACAGCATACGAATCGCCCGCTGACCTGCGGTAATGCAGGTGGCGGGCGATCTTGTTTTAGGTCCACTGTGGATGGTCGCACGCCTGGCTGGAGCAAATCTGGAGTGGGTACCGAGATCCCGCGAAATGGGGTCACGGGACTGCTCCAGGAACCTGTCGCCCGTCCAGGTGGTAACCGGTGGGACCGCAGGACCCACATGCACCGCTCGCCGGGACGATGAGGGTTACCCGGCCGATGGTGTCCTGGATCTGGCGCTAACGCTGCATATGGCCGTGCCGATGACCGTAGTGGACGAAGGCGAAATGGCCGTGTGCGCAAAGATGCTCCTGTGACGCACCGGCTGCCGCAGTCTGTGCGCTGCCTGTTCGGACGGCGCGCACGGGCTCGCGCTGGGCGTCCAGCGTTCATTGTCGAGTGAGCCTCTTGAGGAGCCTTGTGAGCACCCTCGGTAGCTTCATCTGGTCGATCGCCGACCAGCTTCGGGGTCCCTACCGCCCCAACCAGTACGGCAACGTGATCCTCCCGCTCACGATCCTGCGCCGCCTCGACTGCATCCTCGAGCCCGACCGGGAGACGGTCTGGGAGTTGGCTGCGAAGTACGACAACCCGAACCGGCTCAGGATCGAGGTCAAGAAGGCGACTGGCCGGCCGTTCTACAACACCTCGAACTACTCCTTCGCCAACCTGCTGGCTGACGCCGACGGGCTGGCGGACAACCTGGCCGACTACATCGACCGGTTCTCGCCCGATGTCGACGTGTTCGAGTACTTCGACTTCAAGAAGGAGATCCTCGCTCTGGAGAAGGCGGGGCTCCTACGTGAGGTCATCACGTCCTTCAAGGCCGTTGACCTGCATCCGGACGTCGTCTCCAACGCCGACATGGGCGACGCGTTCGAGTACATCATCCGCAAGTTCAACGAGGCCGCGAACGAGACCTCCGGTGACCACTACACCCCACGGGACGCGATCCGACTGCTGGTCGACCTGCTCTTCGCCGAGAAGGATGTCGACCTGGGCGACCCCGGCATCGTCCGCACGCTGTATGACCCCACAGCAGGCACCGGCGGCATGCTCGCCTTGGCCGAGGAGCACTTGCTCGCGTACAACCCGAATGCGAAGCTGAGCCTGTACGGCCAGGAGTACAACCCACAGTCGTACGCGATCTGCAAGTCCGACCTGCTCGCCAAAGGTCACGATGCGACCAACATCGCCTTCGGTAACACGCTGACCGATGACGCGTTCAGGGGCCGCCAGTTCGACTTCTGCATGTCTAACCCGCCGTACGGCGTCGACTGGAAGCAGTACGCCAAGGCGATCACGAAGGAGCGCGACGAAGCGGGCCCTTACAGCCGGTTCGCCCCCGGTCTCCCGTCGACCTCGGACGGGCAAATGCTCTTCCTGCTCCACCTCGTTCACAAGATGCGGGCGCCGGAGGACGGCGGTGGTCGGGCCGGGATCGTGATGAACGGCTCGCCGCTCTTCAACGGCGCCGCCGAGTCCGGCCCCTCCAATATTCGCAAGTGGCTGCTGGAGAACGACCTGGTCGATGCCATCGTTGCGTTGCCGATCAATATGTTTTTCAACACCGGCATCGCCACCTACATCTGGGTCCTGGACAACGCCAAGCGCTCCGAGCGCAAGGGCAAGGTGCAACTTATCGACGGCACCTCGTTCTGGACCAAGATGCGCAAAAACCTCGGCGCCAAGAACCGTGAGCTCAGCGAGGCGGACCGAGTCAAGGTCGTGAAGCTGTACGCCGACTTCGCCGACGCCGACTCCGACTACTCCAGGCTGCTGCGCAATGACGAGTTCGGCTACTGGACCATCACCGTCGAGCGCCCGCTCCTCGACGAGTCCGGCCAGCCGGTTCTTGACCGCAGGGGCAAGCCCAAGCCGGACACGAAAAAGCGCGACACCGAGAACGTCCCGTTCACCTACGGTGGCTCGACCGCCGGTGCTGGTGGCAAAGTCGAGGTTATCCGGGCGTATTTTGACGCCGAGGTGACCCCGCACGTCCCTGATGCTTGGATTGACTGGACCAAGGTAAAAACCGGCTACGAGATCCCCTTCACTCGCCACTTCTACAAGTACGTCCCACCTCGCCCTCTCGCTGAGATCGACGCCGACCTGGAAAAGCAGGTAACCAAGATCCTCGACCTGCTGCGGGAGGTGGAAGGATGAGCATTCGGGAAGAGTTGTCGGCAGCGCCTGTCGTGCCCTTGCGATATCTCGTTTCCTTCAATCCTCGCCCCACGTTGAACGCAGGCGGCGATGCGGTCTACCTGCCGATGGAAGCGATCTCCGAATTCGGTCCGGTAGATACGAGCCGTCGCCGACCGATCGCCGATCTGCGTCAGGGGTACTCCTACGTGGCGAACGGTGACGTTGCGTTCGCAAAAGTGACTCCATGTTTCGAGAACGGCAAAGGCTTCGTTGCGCGTGATCTCCCGGCCGGTCAGGCCTTCGCAACGACAGAAGTCACTGTGATGCGGCCATCCGCCGAAATCGAGGCGGATTATCTCGGTTGGGTGCTCCAGTCGTCCCACTTCCTCAAGCAGGGCGAATCCCACATGACCGGGTCGGGTGGCCTTCGTCGTGTCCCTGAATCTTTTGTGGGATCGTACTCGATTCCACTGCCTGACCGTCGGATGCAGCGGGACGTAGCGGGCTTCCTTGCTCGCGAGACCGCCCGCATCGACACGCTCATCGATGAGCAGCAGCTACTGATCGAAATGCTCCACGAGCGACGGCGCGCACTTCGGGTACACGTGGCGCTGCATGGAACTGCACCAGCTGAGGAAATCAAGAGCCCTTTGCGGTGGGCAAGCCAGCTTCCTGCGAGTTGGCGCGTTGTCCCCCTGACTTCAGTCGCTCAACTTGAAAGTGGGCACACGCCAAGCCGTTCCCGAGAAGATTGGTGGACGGACTGTTACATCCCATGGGTGAGTCTTCACGACGTTGGCACTATGCGTGGAATTAAGTATCTTCACGACACCAAACAGCGCATCAGCGACGCAGGGCTCGCCAACAGTTCCGCGCGGTTGCTTCCCGCACGCACTGTCGTTCTCTCCCGGGACGCGACTGTGGGAAGGGCGGCGATTATGGGTGTTCCGATGGCGACGTCGCAGCACTTTGCCGCGTGGGTATGTGGACCGCTCCTCGATCCTGAGTACCTGTGGGTATTGTTCACGGATGCGATGCAACCTTTCTTCGATTCTTTCCAGAATGGGTCGACAATACGCACGATCGGTATGGGGGACCTCAAGGCCTTCCGTATCCCGCTCCCACCTCTCGATGAGCAGCGGCGAATCGTCGAGCACCTGGACGAGGAGACCCCGAAGATCAACACGTTGATCACTGAGACGGAGCGGTTCATCGAACTTGCCCGCGAACGCCGGGCAGCGCTAATCACGGCGGCGGTTATGGGACAGATCGACGTACGGGAGATGGCGTGATGGCGGACCACTACGAGGTCGTCTTCGAGACTGAGATCTGCACGTACTTGGCCGATCATGGGTGGCTCTACTCAGACGACGACACCGGTTACGACCGGGAACGTGGGCTGTTGCCCGAGGATCTGTTCGCCTGGTTGGAGGAGACGCAGTCAGTCGCGTACGAGAAGGCTTTGAAGGCTGCAGGATCGAAGGCGAAGTTCCTCGACGTGCTGGCCACGGCGCTCAACAAGCCTCTCGAACATGGTGGCGGGACGCTGAACATCCTGCGCAATGGCGTGCAGTACCTCGGTGGTGGCCGGTTGAAGATGGCGCAGTTCCGCCCCGAGACCAGCCTGAACGCGACCACCAACGAGCAGTACGCGGCGATGCGGGTGCGGGTGATGCGCCAGGTGCGTTTCTCCACCGCCGACCAGCGCAGCATCGACCTAGTCTTCTTCGTCAACGGGTTACCGGTGGCCACCGTCGAGTTGAAAACCGACTTCACCCAGTCCCTCGACGAGGCGATCAACCAGTACCGCAAGAAGCGGAACCCGCTGACCAACGGTCGGCCGGAGCCGCTGCTGTCGTTCGGGCATCGGGCGCTGGTGCACTTCGCGGTGTCCAACGACCTGGCCGCGATGACCACCAAGCTGGAAGGCGAAAAGACGCATTTCCTGCCGTTCAACATGGGCTACGACGCTGGCGCAGGGAACCCGCCCGGCGCGGGCGGCCGTTCGGCGACGGCGTACCTGTGGGAGCGGGTTTGGGAGAAACACGCCTGGCTCAACATCATCGGCCGACTGATGATCGTGGAGACCAAAGAGGAGTGGGACGTCGCCACCGGCACCTCAGTACGGCGTACCAGCATGCTCTTCCCGCGGTACCACCAATGGGAGGCCGTGACGAACATCGTGGCCGCGGTGAGTGCGGAGGGGGTGGGGCAGCGCTACCTGGTCGAGCACTCGGCGGGGTCGGGGAAGACGAACACCATCGCCTGGACCGCGCACCGGTTGGCGCGGCTGCACGTGAACGATGAGAAGGTCTTCGACTCGGTGATCGTGGTTGTGGACCGCACGGTGCTCGACGGGCAACTCCAAGAAGCCATCCGGCAGATCGACGGGTCGGGGAACATTGTGGCCACGATCAGCCCAGAGGACGTCCGCAAGGCAGGGGCGAAGTCGAAGTCCAAGCTGCTGGCGACCGCGTTGAAGAACGGTGAACTGATAATCGCGGTGACGGTGCAGACCTTCCCGTTCGCGCTCAAGGAAATTCGGGTCGATAAGGGTCTGAAGGGCAAACGGTTCGCGGTGATCGCGGACGAGGCGCACTCTTCGCAGTCCGGCCAGATCTCCTCCAAGCTCAAGGCGGTGCTGACCGCCGAGGAGGTCGAGGAGATCGAGGAGGGCGGCTCCGTCGACGTGGAGTCGATCTTGGCCGCGGAGATGACCGAGCGGGCCGAGTCGAAGAACATCTCCTACTTCGCGTTCACCGCGACGCCGAAGAACAAAACCTTGGAGCTCTTCGGCCGCAAGGGCCCTGACGGGAAACCGGTCGAGTTCCACCTCTACTCGATGCGGCAGGCGATCGAGGAGGGCTACATCCTCGATGTGCTCAGGGGCTACCAGTCCTACGACACTGCACTAAAGATCGCCGGTCAGCTCGAGAGTGGTGACGGTGACGTGGTGGTGGAGGAGGCTACGGCACGTAAAGGGCTGATGCGGTGGGTGAAGCTGCACCCCACCAACATCAGCCAGAAGGTGCAGATCATCGTCGAGCACTTCCACGTCAACGTCGCACACCTGCTGGAGGGCAAGGCGAAGGCGATGGTCGTGACCGACTCGCGCAAAGCCGCGGTGAAGTACAAGAAGGCGATCGACGCCTACATCGCCAAGCGTGCCGCCCAGGACGCCTCGTACAATTACCGCACCCTGGTCGCCTTCTCCGGCTCGGTGACGATGGCCGAGGACGAGGAGTGGGTCTCGGCCTGGGGGCCGCAGCCCGGCAAGGACGACGAGTTCACCGAGGCCAACCTGAACCCCGGCGCCGGCTCGGACCTGGCCGCCGCCTTCAAGGGCGCGACGTACAAGGTCATGCTGGTCGCCAACAAGTTCCAGACGGGGTTTGACCAGCCGCTGCTCTCGGCGATGTACGTCGACAAGAAACTTTCCGGAGTCGCTGCGGTGCAGACGCTCTCGCGGCTCAACCGCACCCACCGCACCGCAGGTGGGGAGCAGAAGCGCAAGACGTTCGTCATCGACTTCGTCAACAAGCCCGAGGACATTCGGACCGCGTTCGAGCCGTACTTCACCAACGCCACGCTGGAGACTGAGACCGACCCGTACGTCGTGTTCCACCTCGCCACCAAGCTCGATCAGGCTGGGATCTACACGCCGGAGCAGGTGCGCGAAGTCGCAGGGCTGTGGGTCACCCGGAAGGGCAACAACGCGCTCTCGGCCGCGATCAGCCCTGCCAAGAACGAATTTGCCCGCCGCTACGCGGCTGCGATCGAGGCTGGCGACAAGGTCACCCTCAACACCCTCGACCTGTTCCGCAAGGACGTCTCCACCCTCGTCCGGCTCTACGACTTCATGAGTCA
This region of Saccharothrix longispora genomic DNA includes:
- a CDS encoding type I restriction endonuclease subunit R, which encodes MADHYEVVFETEICTYLADHGWLYSDDDTGYDRERGLLPEDLFAWLEETQSVAYEKALKAAGSKAKFLDVLATALNKPLEHGGGTLNILRNGVQYLGGGRLKMAQFRPETSLNATTNEQYAAMRVRVMRQVRFSTADQRSIDLVFFVNGLPVATVELKTDFTQSLDEAINQYRKKRNPLTNGRPEPLLSFGHRALVHFAVSNDLAAMTTKLEGEKTHFLPFNMGYDAGAGNPPGAGGRSATAYLWERVWEKHAWLNIIGRLMIVETKEEWDVATGTSVRRTSMLFPRYHQWEAVTNIVAAVSAEGVGQRYLVEHSAGSGKTNTIAWTAHRLARLHVNDEKVFDSVIVVVDRTVLDGQLQEAIRQIDGSGNIVATISPEDVRKAGAKSKSKLLATALKNGELIIAVTVQTFPFALKEIRVDKGLKGKRFAVIADEAHSSQSGQISSKLKAVLTAEEVEEIEEGGSVDVESILAAEMTERAESKNISYFAFTATPKNKTLELFGRKGPDGKPVEFHLYSMRQAIEEGYILDVLRGYQSYDTALKIAGQLESGDGDVVVEEATARKGLMRWVKLHPTNISQKVQIIVEHFHVNVAHLLEGKAKAMVVTDSRKAAVKYKKAIDAYIAKRAAQDASYNYRTLVAFSGSVTMAEDEEWVSAWGPQPGKDDEFTEANLNPGAGSDLAAAFKGATYKVMLVANKFQTGFDQPLLSAMYVDKKLSGVAAVQTLSRLNRTHRTAGGEQKRKTFVIDFVNKPEDIRTAFEPYFTNATLETETDPYVVFHLATKLDQAGIYTPEQVREVAGLWVTRKGNNALSAAISPAKNEFARRYAAAIEAGDKVTLNTLDLFRKDVSTLVRLYDFMSQIVDYGDAYMEMLSIFLRLLEKVIADSSWAAEVDLSDVVLVGVKHSKGTAVDISLTGDGELKGIGAAGTGTRKEPKYVALQVVIDKMNDLFGAESFTASQVREFVQGLVQRLLTYPDLINQTKVNSKKQFMESQDFQAAVTEAVVDNQEAHNTMADYFFSDGPSISAVIMALADAFYEAAIDQRTDV